A single Musa acuminata AAA Group cultivar baxijiao chromosome BXJ2-1, Cavendish_Baxijiao_AAA, whole genome shotgun sequence DNA region contains:
- the LOC135580869 gene encoding serine/threonine-protein kinase ATR-like isoform X4 has protein sequence MEGTLYVEGLVNVSFAYAVCSLLCYGDATLHMACFDFARLAATVIDADIIPVENIIRSIACILGQDGKEFVAFRNTAYDSSMGACLHVLHLSCQHDILESTAGDVVNVFSRSLESTESPELQVAICSAYIRIVKSCPLQIWEPVNLVKMLCLPRPCVPLIECIRVAIDILCSNNVSEVEDDHNFGMSLASLKKSHLPKVGEKRLSDTVVKVQCKRQKAAEANTLDASDFAVDVECNSSLVNERKKEFANELWRSISVFLELSKPVHTKTSALKPETTIRALSILSLVFSAYPNDSLSSRIFHQLFSWMPWICKQAKNSSLLSFDLPTYLQAVHSILCLQGVLQSQMKLFQDDDSIDADSGSCSYPQYADLLEFLKLPWTNNSFIAEAFLVRKVKCLCIQALSKIGIKLKDESDLEVLDLAMHDESEEVCIEAITSMPVIILFSGQIFLGSMLRKLESVGRYRSVEIGKSILFSLGYMSCLHSSSDTFDDRNRSPCKLFLGDHYERQTKTMDLLRGFRCPHCDMGVMHNKGLSSNTISMPKQQSIKSDCDTSFVRFQTLFFEFLYDDSSEEFYVACVQILPRILRHSSQDTLLSTRTKWSECIDYLLLHKVKAVREAFCMEISCFLEDNILEPLFNDVEGSDNTNEQRFMDKLKHSLAAAEDAEVLMTLLESTAAIMNSSDIRGPMFFYSLILFIEQLDNCNQIVRMTASRFIQKSPHFSCKGGFESVISKFSCIRDELYEYFSSRLVSRPAMIREFAGAVLGIKIEEFIGKIVPFVIPKLIVSHKDNDQAIITLHELAIHLNSDVVPLIVNWLPKVLAFALLHADGKELSSVLEFYHVQTGSGNKELFAAALPALLDELLCFSGEGDMDETERRTSRIPMMVEEIAKILTCSDDLPGFLKNHFVGLLNSIDRKMLHSEDIWFQKQALKRIEKLTEMMGPYLSTHLPKIMVLLMYAIDKEALQAEGLSVLHFFIKQLAKLSPSSTKHVISQIVAAFIPCLERCKENPSINLKKIVCILEDLVVENRLLLRQHIRELPLLPTIPALSEVNKVIQEARGSTSLHDQLQDAVDGLNHESLNVRYMMACELSKLLILRREEVTALIADESIVDLDVMSSLISSLLRGCAEESRTAVGQRLKLVCADCLGALGAVDPAKFKGIASERFKIECSDDDLIFELIHKHLARTFRSASDTIVQDSAALAIQELLKLAGCQASLGENIGNENLRTSEDRVAGGSEVNTRGQRLWDRFSNYVKEIIAPCLTSRFQLPIVTDSAGIGPVYRPSMSFRRWIFFWIRKLTAYSTGTRYSIFSACRGIVRHDMQTAAYLLPYLVLNVVCHGTVEARNSITEEILTVLNAAASGNSGAAVHGAAGGQSEVCIQAVFTLLDNLGQWVDDLRQETVLSQTFHTTASKKALGLKVENEAIGNVVELLSSIPKVTLAKASFRCQAHARALMYFESYVRETSGSFNPAATSGLESLNKPGKLGSLDPAGARSNLDNLFSVEDISFLMEIYSGLDEPDGLSGLANLRKVSKLQDQLLINEKAGNWAEVLTLCEQALQMEPSSVQRHSDVLNCMLNMCHLQAMVTHVDGLKSRLPQYEKTWCMQGVQAAWRLGRWDLMDEYLSAAEKEGLVCSNSESNASFDMGLAKIIQAMMNKDQFLVAERIAQSKQALLAPLAAAGMDSYVRAYPYIVKLHMLCELEDYSALLGEDSFLGTTFTLDDPKFLKVTKDWENRLRITQPSLRAREPLLALRRLVFRTNNLGAQVGTCWLQYAKLCRSAGHHETAQRAILEAHASGAPNVHMEKAKLLWTIRKSDHAIAELQPFVPDPDIPITTQASKENRDLAKIILLYTRWIHYTGQKQKEEILKNYSRVRDLQPKWEKGYFFMAKYCDDLLVDARKRQEDNLAMQSCIAGSSLNPSTEEKSWWSYLPDVLLFYAKGLHKGHKNLFQALPRLLTLWFEFGSIYYRDCSSSDKLMKTVFTRILSILRGCLKDLPTYQWLTVLSQLVSRICHQSQEIVRIVKHIITLVLQEFPQQALWMMAAVSKSTVAARRDAAAEIIQAARRSRIGSEISGLFIQFASLIDHLIKLCFHPGQPKAKTINISTEFSTLKRMMPLGIILPVQQALTVTLPSYDASLMDSPSFDVFSASNHAMISGIGDEAEILSSLQRPKKVVFLGSDGVQRPFLCKPKDDLRKDARMMEFTTMINRLLSKFPESRRRKLYIRTFAVIPLTEDCGMVEWVPHTRGLRHILQDIYITCGKFDRQKTNPKIKNIYDQCKTSEEEMLKSQILPMFPPVFHKWFLTTFSEPAAWFRARVAYAHTCAVWSMVGHIVGLGDRHGENILFDSTTGDCIHVDFSCLFDKGLLLDKPELVPFRLTQNMIDGLGITGYKGVFLKVCEITLSVLRTHRETLMSVLETFLHDPLVEWTKSHKSSGVEVQNPHAQRAISNIKARLQGIVVGVGAAPSLPLAVEGQAQRLIDEAISLKNLGKMYIWWMAWF, from the exons AAACACTGCATATGATTCTTCTATGGGTGCATGCCTTCATGTACTGCATTTGTCTTGTCAGCATGACATTCTTGAATCGACAGCTGGTGACGTTGTTAATGTTTTCTCTAGATCCTTAGAGAGCACTGAAAGCCCTGAACTTCAG GTAGCAATCTGCAGTGCTTATATACGAATTGTTAAAAGCTGCCCTCTGCAAATTTGGGAGCCTGTAAACCTTGTTAAGATGCTATGCTTGCCAAGACCTTGTGTACCACTGATTGAGTGTATCCGGGTGGCAATTGATATTCTTTGTTCCAACAATGTTTCCGAGGTTGAAGATGATCATaactttggcatgtcattggccaGTCTTAAGAAATCTCATTTGCCTAAAGTTGGTGAGAAAAGATTGTCTGACACTGTTGTCAAAGTTCAGTGTAAGCGTCAAAAGGCAGCAGAAGCAAACACACTGGATGCTTCAGATTTTGCTGTAGATGTTGAATGTAATTCTTCTTTGGTGAATGAACGCAAGAAAGAATTTGCAAATGAGCTGTGGAGATCAATTTCTGTGTTTCTTGAATTATCAAAACCTGTTCATACAAAAACTTCTGCACTAAAACCAGAAACAACAATAAGAGCTCTTAGCATTCTCAGCCTCGTCTTTTCTGCTTATCCTAATGACAGTTTGTCTTCTAGAATTTTCCATCAATTGTTTTCCTGGATGCCTTGGATATGTAAGCAG GCAAAGAATTCAAGCTTACTTTCATTTGATTTGCCTACctatttacaagcagttcacagcATATTGTGTCTTCAAG GTGTTCTGCAGTCACAGATGAAGTTGTTCCAGGATGATGACTCCATTGATGCAGACAGCGGGAGCTGTAGTTATCCACAATATGCTGATCTCCTGGAATTCTTGAAACTGCCTTGGACCAATAATTCTTTCATTGCTGAAGCTTTTCTAGTCAGGAAAGTAAAATGTCTGTGCATACAAGCTCTCTCCAAGATCGGCATTAAACTAAAAGATGAAAGTGATCTTGAAGTGCTGGACTTGGCTATGCATGATGAAAGTGAAGAAGTCTGTATTGAAGCTATTACATCAATGCCAGTGATCATATTATTTTCTGGTCAGATTTTTCTGGGAAGCATGTTAAGAAAACTAGA GTCAGTGGGTCGATATAGAAGTGTCGAAATTGGTAAAAGTATTCTCTTTTCACTTGGCTATATGTCATGTTTGCATAGCTCTTCAGATACCTTTGACGATCGGAATAGAAGTCCTTGCAAATTATTTCTAGGTGATCACTATGAAAGGCAGACAAAAACAATGGATCTTCTGAGAGGATTTCGGTGCCCTCATTGTGACATGGGAGTAATGCACAATAAAGGGCTATCTTCTAACACTATATCTATGCCTAAGCAGCAAAGCATAAAATCTGATTGTGACACTAGTTTTGTTAGATTTCAGACACTGTTCTTTGAGTTTCTATATGATGATTCATCAGAAGAATTCTATGTTGCATGTGTTCAAATATTACCAAGAATTCTAAGGCATTCATCTCAAGATACTCTTCTAAGTACAAGAACGAAGTGGAGTGAGTGTATTGATTACTTACTCCTCCACAAGGTAAAGGCCGTGAGGGAAGCCTTTTGCATGGAGATAAGTTGCTTCCtagaggataatattttggagccATTGTTTAATGATGTGGAAGGAAGTGACAATACCAATGAACAAAGATTTATGGACAAACTAAAACATTCTTTGGCAGCTGCTGAAGATGCTGAGGTcctaatgacacttttggaatcaACAGCTGCCATTATGAATTCTAGTGACATCCGTGGCCCCATGTTCTTTTACTCGCTTATTTTGTTTATCGAGCAGCTTGACAACTGTAATCAAATAGTTAGAATGACTGCATCAAGATTTATACAAAAGTCCCCCCATTTCTCTTGTAAAGGAGGATTTGAATCAGTCATTTCCAAGTTTTCTTGCATTCGTGATGAGCTTTATGAATATTTCTCTTCAAGACTTGTGAGTCGCCCAGCCATGATTAGAGAATTTGCAGGGGCTGTTCTTGGTATAAAGATTGAGGAATTTATTGGGAAAATTGTCCCTTTTGTCATACCAAAGCTTATTGTTTCACACAAGGATAATGATCAAGCAATTATCACTTTGCATGAACTAGCGATCCACTTAAATTCAGATGTTGTACCATTGATTGTCAATTGGCTGCCCAAAGTGCTTGCTTTTGCTCTTCTCCATGCAGATGGGAAGGAGCTATCCTCTGTATTGGAATTTTATCATGTTCAAACAGGATCTGGTAACAAAGAATTATTTGCAGCTGCTTTACCAGCACTTTTGGATGAACTTTTATGCTTTTCTGGGGAAGGGGATATGGATGAGACCGAGAGGAG GACCTCTCGAATTCCTATGATGGTTGAAGAAATAGCCAAAATCCTGACATGTTCAGATGACCTTCCAGGATTTCTCAAGAATCATTTTGTTGGTCTCCTTAATAGCATTGACAGGAAAATGCTTCATTCTGAAGATATCTGGTTTCAGAAACAAGCCTTGAAGCGGATAGAAAAGTTGACTGAGATGATGGGTCCTTACCTCAGTACACATCTTCCCAAAATTATGGTCCTTTTAATGTATGCCATTGATAAAGAAGCACTTCAAGCTGAAGGTCTCAGTGTGTTGCATTTTTTTATTAAGCAGCTGGCTAAACTTTCACCTTCCAGCACCAAACATGTTATCTCACAGATTGTAGCTGCCTTTATTCCATGCTTGGAAAGATGCAAAGAAAACCCTTCTattaatttaaagaaaattgTTTGTATTTTGGAAGATCTTGTTGTTGAGAATCGGCTGTTACTAAGGCAACATATAagggagcttcctctgttgcccacCATTCCAGCTTTATCTGAAGTGAACAAAGTCATACAAGAGGCAAGGGGATCAACGTCTCTGCATGATCAATTGCAAGATGCTGTTGATGGCCTTAATCATGAGAGTCTAAATGTAAGATATATGATGGCATGTGAGTTAAGCAAACTGTTGATTTTGAGAAGAGAAGAAGTTACTGCACTGATTGCTGATGAGTCAATTGTAGATTTGGATGTCATGAGCTCCTTGATTTCATCGTTATTAAGAGGGTGCGCAGAGGAATCAAGGACAGCAGTCGGCCAACGGTTGAAGTTAGTCTGTGCAGATTGCTTAGGTGCCCTTGGTGCTGTAGACCCAGCTAAATTTAAAGGAATAGCTTCTGAGCGATTTAAGATTGAATGCTCTGATGATGATCTAATTTTTGAATTAATTCACAAGCATCTAGCAAGGACATTCAGATCTGCTTCTGATACCATTGTCCAGGATTCAGCTGCCTTGGCTATACAGGAGCTTCTCAAGCTAGCAGGCTGTCAAGCATCACTTGGTGAGAATATAGGCAATGAAAATCTACGTACATCTGAGGATAGGGTTGCTGGTGGTAGTGAGGTGAATACCAGGGGTCAAAGATTGTGGGATCGCTTTTCTAATTATGTTAAGGAAATTATTGCACCATGTTTAACTTCAAGGTTCCAACTTCCAATTGTAACTGATTCAGCAGGTATTGGCCCTGTTTATCGTCCTTCCATGTCATTCCGGAGGTGGATTTTCTTTTGGATCAGAAAATTAACTGCATATTCAACTGGTACACGCTACAGTATTTTCAGTGCATGCCGTGGAATAGTACGACATGACATGCAGACAGCTGCCTATTTGCTTCCTTATTTAGTACTGAATGTTGTTTGCCATGGCACAGTTGAGGCGAGGAACAGCATAACCGAGGAAATCTTAACTGTTCTTAATGCTGCAGCTTCAGGGAACAGTGGAGCTGCAGTGCATGGAGCTGCTGGTGGACAGAGTGAAGTGTGCATACAGGCTGTTTTTACTCTTCTTGATAATCTGGGGCAATGGGTTGATGATCTCAGACAAGAAACTGTTCTGTCCCAGACTTTTCACACTACAGCCTCAAAGAAAGCACTGGGATTGAAAGTTGAAAATGAGGCTATAGGTAATGTAGTTGAGCTGTTATCTTCCATTCCTAAAGTTACCCTTGCTAAGGCCTCCTTCAGATGTCAAGCTCATGCTCGTGCATTGATGTATTTTGAGTCATATGTTCGGGAGACATCAGGTTCCTTCAATCCAGCTGCCACAAGTGGTTTAGAATCTTTAAACAAGCCTGGGAAGTTAGGTTCCTTGGATCCAGCTGGTGCAAGAAGCAATTTAGACAATCTCTTTTCTGTTGAAGACATTTCATTTTTGATGGAGATATACAGTGGTTTAGATGAGCCTGATGGCCTTTCTGGTTTGGCAAATCTGCGGAAAGTATCAAAACTGCAAGATCAACTTCTAATAAATGAGAAAGCAGGAAATTGGGCAGAAGTATTGACATTATGTGAACAGGCCTTGCAGATGGAGCCTTCTTCAGTTCAAAGACATTCAGATGTTCTCAATTGCATGCTTAACATGTGCCACCTTCAGGCTATGGTAACACATGTAGATGGTCTGAAATCTAGGTTACCTCAGTATGAGAAAACATGGTGCATGCAAGGTGTACAGGCAGCATGGAGGTTGGGTAGATGGGATCTGATGGATGAATATCTTTCTGCTGCAGAAAAAGAAGGTCTAGTCTGTAGTAACTCTGAGAGCAATGCTTCATTTGACATGGGCCTCGCCAAGATAATCCAGGCAATGATGAATAAAGACCAATTCTTGGTTGCTGAGAGAATTGCACAGTCTAAACAAGCATTACTTGCTCCATTAGCAGCAGCTGGTATGGACTCATATGTGCGTGCATATCCATACATAGTGAAACTTCACATGCTATGTGAGTTGGAAGATTACAGTGCTCTTCTTGGGGAAGATTCATTTCTTGGAACAACTTTCACATTGGATGATCCAAAATTTTTAAAGGTGACTAAGGACTGGGAAAATCGTTTGAGGATCACACAACCATCGCTGCGTGCGAGAGAGCCACTGTTAGCTCTTCGCAGGTTAGTTTTCAGAACGAATAATTTGGGTGCTCAAGTTGGAACCTGCTGGCTTCAATATGCGAAGCTTTGCCGTTCTGCTGGTCACCATGAGACTGCTCAACGGGCTATATTAGAGGCACATGCTTCAGGTGCTCCAAATGTTCACATGGAGAAGGCTAAACTTCTCTGGACTATTAGAAAGTCTGATCATGCTATAGCTGAATTGCAGCCATTTGTCCCAGATCCAGACATTCCTATTACCACACAAGCATCGAAGGAGAATCGAGATTTGGCTAAAATCATTCTCCTCTATACTAGATGGATCCACTATACAGGTCAAAAGCAGAAGGAAGAGATTTTGAAGAATTATTCTAGAGTGAGGGACTTGCAACCCAAGTGGGAAAAGGGATACTTTTTCATGGCAAAATATTGTGATGATCTTCTTGTTGACGCTAGGAAGCGCCAAGAAGATAATCTTGCAATGCAGTCCTGTATTGCTGGTAGCTCTTTGAATCCATCAACGGAGGAAAAATCATGGTGGTCTTACCTACCTGACGTGTTGCTGTTTTATGCGAAAGGACTTCACAAAGGACACAAGAACCTTTTTCAAGCACTGCCAAGATTGCTAACACTCTGGTTTGAGTTTGGAAGCATATATTACAGAGATTGTTCTTCATCTGATAAACTTATGAAAACTGTTTTCACAAGG ATCTTGAGCATTTTGCGGGGTTGTCTAAAGGATCTGCCGACATATCAATGGCTAACAGTACTATCTCAATTGGTTTCTCGCATCTGCCACCAGAGTCAAGAAATAGTTCGAATTGTCAAACATATAATTACATTAGTTCTACAAGAATTTCCACAGCAAGCACTTTGGATGATGGCTGCAGTTTCAAAGTCAACAGTTGCTGCAAGGCGTGATGCTGCTGCTGAGATAATACAAGCTGCAAGAAGATCTCGAATTGGGAGTGAAATTAGTGGCCTATTTATTCAATTTGCCAGCCTGATTGATCACCTGATTAAGTTGTGCTTTCATCCTGGACAGCCAAAGGCAAAAACAATTAATATCTCAACTGAGTTCAGTACCTTGAAGAGAATGATGCCTCTAGGAATCATATTGCCAGTCCAGCAGGCTCTTACTGTCACTTTACCGTCTTATGATGCAAGTCTTATGGATTCTCCTAGCTTTGATGTATTTTCAGCCTCTAATCATGCTATGATATCTGGCATAGGAGATGAGGCCGAAATCCTTTCCTCTCTTCAGCGACCGAAAAAG GTGGTTTTTCTTGGAAGCGATGGTGTTCAGCGTCCGTTCCTCTGCAAGCCAAAGGATGACTTGCGGAAAGATGCACGGATGATGGAATTCACTACAATGATTAATCGTCTGTTATCCAAATTTCCTGAAAGCCGCAGAAGAAAGCTGTACATACGAACCTTTGCTGTGATCCCTCTTACTGAGGATTGCGGGATGGTGGAGTGGGTCCCGCATACTCGTGGCCTCCGTCACATTCTTCAGGACATCTACATAACTTGTGGAAAGTTTGACAGACAGAAGACAAATCCTAAAATCAAGAACATATATGATCAGTGCAAGACATCTGAAGAGGAGATGTTGAAATCACAAATCCTTCCCATGTTCCCTCCTGTTTTCCACAAATGGTTCTTGACCACATTCTCTGAGCCAGCTGCTTGGTTTCGAGCAAGGGTGGCTTATGCACATACCTGTGCTGTTTGGTCCATGGTTGGGCACATTGTCGGTCTAGGTGACAGGCATGGTGAGAACATTCTATTTGACTCAACTACTGGTGACTGCattcatgttgattttagttGCTTATTTGACAAAGGTTTACTACTGGATAAGCCTGAGCTGGTGCCTTTCAGGCTAACCCAG AACATGATCGATGGTCTGGGCATTACTGGATACAAAGGTGTCTTTTTGAAGGTCTGCGAGATCACACTTTCAGTGCTACGAACACACAGAGAGACTTTGATGAGTGTTTTGGAAACTTTCCTGCATGATCCCTTAGTGGAATGGACCAAATCTCACAAATCAAGCGGAGTGGAAGTTCAAAATCCTCATGCACAG AGGGCCATCAGCAATATCAAGGCACGTCTTCAAGGAATAGTGGTCGGGGTTGGAGCAGCACCCTCTTTGCCCTTGGCTGTAGAAGGACAGGCTCAACGCCTAATCGATGAGGCTATCTCACTCAAAAACCTCGGAAAGATGTATATATGGTGGATGGCTTGGTTCTAA